ttgtttgatttacttattcaaatttaaattaatcttggtttggtcaattaaatacatcTAAAATTCAATCTGGATTAggatccaaacatataaatatttcgtagtCACGTAATATTATTAGAACCCATTGGCCCTTTTGATTGTAGTTCAAGAGGTCACTGGTTCAAATCAAACCAAGGTGAGTCCTTACAATGATCTTTTATCTAGATATTAGATTttgaataatgcttgaaaccccTAAAAAATGATCCCAAAAAGACCCCATTTAATATGTAGTGTTGAATGTGAATTAAATccaagtgttggatgtgaatcAATGACTAAttgactattttaatgctacATAAATTTGGAGAACTTTTGAAAATCATATTTTGAGGGTCTAAAACATTCTTAGATTTTAGTCttttattttgggaaaaaataTTTAGTCTCACAAGTGAACCTAGTGATTCTAAGCTGCAAagagtgattttttttaaaaaaaatctaataattGAATACATATAATCCAATAAGTCAAAATCtcacatattttttattttgaaaaaatatttaaccTCAAAAATTAGGAATTGGAGGAACTGTTACTTTTTCTTACAATACCCAATCACCAGTCGGTTAGTTCAATAACCCATCTGTACCTCATCCTAATTGCATCCATTATTCTTTGGAAAATGTTCTTTCAAACCAGAGTTGGGCTCATCACGTGAGAAGGTGACCACTGTCAAATCGTCAATGCTTGCTTGCCTTCTCCTTGTCTGTAAAAAGTTTTCCACACATTAAAGAACTTGCAATCAGAAAGGTTTACATGAAACTGAGTAATTAAGAACTTACTGAATATATTCGACTTTGATGGGAACCAAAGAAATGATCCTTGAACTTTCAACTCCTTGAGTTGCCCATTTCTGTttggtttttcaatttttccaaGACCCCCCTGCTAGTTTCTGCTCTACCGTGGTCTGCTTGTCTTTAGCTTTTCCTGGTCTACAGCTGGAGGCGCAAGCCTCAGCTGAGGCATATTATCAATTCAGAATAATCTCTGATCCTTCTGAAGATTTGTTAAGATCGCAAAACTGCAGCATTGAAGTaacaattttaattaattatcctaAACACCTATAACTTGTAGGAAAAATCAGTAACATCATCAATAGACAATGTTCTACCCGTGATACCTGCTGAAGTCCATAGGAATTTTCTAGTTCAAAGCAGAGCATTCTCAGCTAGAGCAGAATTTCTTCTGGATCTCTGGATTATTCTTCTTGGGCACACAACAGGGCATCCTGATGGAAGGCCTTACTTTCCAGAATTTAACATAACACGAGCTGTATTACCACAATTGAAAACTAGCACTTGAGGATTTCAAGAATTTTTCAAGAGAATGCAATTACAAATACAGCATAGTAGACTCTTCGAGTAATATAAGAACTTTAATAACTGCTATCATATCATTATATTCAACTAGGATGGATTCAAAAGTACAGGAAGAATAAACCAAACCACCAACTAGAGTATGCACAtcccttgaaaaaaaaaaaaccgaaagCATGCATGCAACTGTTAAGAAAAGATGGCTGACCGAAAAGTTTCACGTTCATTGTCACTCAGCTGTAATAATGTATTGTTGATAAAGAAGAAGGCATGTATGAGTTCCTCCAAATCTTTCATATAGCTGTCCAAAGCAGCAAGGTACTCATGCCTGAGAATATGAATTAATCCCCAAACCTAGAAAAAAAACAGCCATGTGAGCATAAGTACCGACAAATATGACATCGTATACATAGCTTACACAAAATGTAATAATAAATTAGCAATAAAAATACCTAGAAAAAGTTTGCTTTCTCGCATAGGACCAATACACAAAAGGCACTCCAATCAGTCTCACGCACAACTTTCAGAAGTGCAAGTACCTGCTCCTCTTTACCATATGCTATTTCTGGAagcaattggaaaaaaaaattcttctcaCGTGAAATACATTAATACACAGCACTCAGCAATGCTGGAGACAAGAGCTCTGCTACATGCAGCGTGGTATGCAATGAATTCACAAAAGGCAACCGGCTTCTTTCTTTGAAGGCCATACTTCTACAAATTCAGTATTATCAGTACTAGCACCCTCATCCTTTCAGGAGACATCAATTGTGTTCTGAATCAAGGAATTCTAAAGTAGCATTATGGTTACCAGTTATCTACTGGTTCTAAGTTAACCTCAGACTAAACAAAATGGATCAGATAACTGAAAATATCCTCTGTTCAAGGCAAGTAGAAATTCAATCTGCCAGGATCCCAAGCATAATAATACTGAAATAATTGTTATTAAACGCACAATCTAGATCAACAAAGGCTGCCAGAAGCAAATACATAGTAACCACATCTGTCTTAACAATCAAAAACCTGAAATTTCTTGTACAAATGTCTTGTTAGGTAGGTTTACCATGACTTAACATTCTATGCGGTTTTGAATGTCACCCGATTAATAACACATCCCATGTAAAGGAGAATAAGTCGTTATAGTCCGCCAATCTAAAGCCTTGGCAGTGGCACTCAGAAAACGAGAAACATCTTATACCAACATCAAACATAACTATCTTATCTCAAGGCAACGAAAACTTGAGATTGCTTCCAAATAGGTCATCTTCGGACCCCAAACCCCCCAAAACAaccaattcaaaaaataattacgATCATGCAACAAGAGTAATGGATAATAAAAGTTATTTAATAAAACTCGAAGAGAGcctaaaatacatatatatcagGTAGCAATCAACATTGTGAATAAACCTCATAACCTTTAGTTCACAAATACTAATATCAAGTCACTTAACAACTACCAAAAAGATTTGATGGGAAActacaaaatcacaaaaagaGGCACTGgaccaaattaaaataaaatgagaTCCTAATCGAACAGGCTGAATCCCATATCATCGTCACTCTCCTCAGCGGGTTCTTCCTGCAATATTTGGACATTTCAGAACATTACAATCTAAATTTTACCTTTCAACATTTAACACAGCAAGTCAGCAACATAACTAGttaccttcttcttctcctcagcAGCAGGAGCCGCAGCAGCAGGAGCACCACCAGCAGCAGCCGGGGCAGCTGCAACTGCTactgcaccaccaccaccagctaCTACATTCATTATGAGATCCGCCAGGTTCCGCTTCTCAGCAAGCTTTGCAAACAAACCTGGCCAATATGACTGAACATCCACACCAGCAGCTTTAACCAATGTTGCGATCTTCTCAGCCTATGCATGAATAATTAAGGAAGGAAACACATccccaaaaacataaaaacgcGTTTTTACAGATGGTATGCAAATTCCACATCCAATATAGGGTAATTTTGATaaaattctcaaatctcaagAGCTTCATAAAATATTATCAACCAAAGCAAATATCAATATATGATGCAAAAATCTCTTCCGAATCTTGTATTTACTTTCTCTGCGGGCACAAGAGTGTGTTCACACTTCATACATGATTATATAAACTAAATTTAAAAATCAAcatcaaaaacagaaaactCCGAAAATAGATAACCCAGTGTACTTCAAGTTCAGAAAGTAATCATAAACATAAAAACAGATTGTAAAGACTTGCATATAAGCGGATTCATATAAGAAGAAGAGTCAAGAAACTAAATACCATAATGAAATCAAGTAAATGTGGCCTAAGAGAAGGATACAGTGATAGAAATGCCATCATCATGGAGTATGACGGCCGCGTAAGTGCAAGCAGCCTCTGCAACTGCCATTGTCCTAACTACAACACAAAAGcgaatacaaaataaaaataagaagctGAGAATGAACGATAAAAATAAAGATTCTCGGAGAAACAAGAGAAGAAATGGAGAATGAAGATCTTCTCACCTGGAGAGTAGATGCTGAAGGGATACCTACACCAGGCTGCGTCGCTGAGGTAATTCTAGGGTTTCGCAAAACCGAGGGATACAAGGCGGGTTGTTTTAAAACAAGTTTCGAATGGGTTCCGCTTATTTTCGGGGCCCATTTCGAGTTGTCAGCCCATAACCGGCTGAGTTTTGTTGTCCTTTTCTAGGGTTTCCGACTTCTGATCTGAGGGACACGAGTCCGGAACTTGAAAGGAAATTTTAAATGGGATCCGGTTATTTTTAAAGCCCAATAAATATATCGGCCCATAACCAGCTGAAATTGGCCCTTTTCTCGTAATGGCTAGTACAAGAAGTTTTGTTggctaaatataattttttcctATAAACGTGGTAGTGTAAGTTTTAGATTTATGAGAGGCACATATTGTCActataataaaattaaagagGCACATgtttattataaaaatcaaatattaaatgttatgtaaattataatataatgaCTTCATAAGGAAATATAGAACAACTATGATTAACGTATGTTGCAAGTTGTTCCGTATAGGATGCAACTCATGTAGTTGCATAATCATATATGTATCTAAACCACTGAATCATAATAGGAAGCATTGGGTAACCCTGTTGTCAAGACCAATTAAACAaaatgattattatttacgAATTCAATAGTGATAGTCACAAGTTCATGCTTCCTACACACCCCGTTCAGTTATCCGACAGTTCAGTTATCCGACGGTTACAATTAAGCAGGAGCAGTTACAACAGAAAGTTACCAGAGGCGGTTAAATTGTCTTAGGAATTGACATAACTGCATCAACTGATAAACCCACAaggcctataaatacatatcgTTTCCACATTTGTAAGGGGATAGTTGACactcaactctaataaaagatcaaaTTCCGTGAACATAGGCAAGTTGTCAAACAAAGTAAATTTTGTGTCATCATTTTCTTAAAGCTTTCCACTTTATACGTATTTTATACTTCAGTGCAAATTAGCATCGACACTATGATAAGAGCTATTGATCGCTTTCAGACAAGCATGTGATATGAGGCAGACAAGCATGCTGAAGTTCAAAGGGAAAAAGTCCTCAGTGACCATCTTTGTGATATCCCCTTGGATACCAAAAATTACCAAACACATgatcagacaaaaaaaaaagagaagaagtttaaaataaggaaaagaaatccATACTGAAAGCGATTGATGGAAGGCTAAAGCTATATGATTATATGTCAAGgataaaaagagagaaacaaggaTTGAGACAGAACTCTCTATGCCAACTAATCCTATCAATAAACGAACAGAACAAAAACAGAAGTTACAATGTTAACGTGTGAGCTGTCCGAGCCCAACATTTCAATTAATCTGGGTTCAAAGATACAAAATAAATCTTGTGAACCCACTAATGCTGATATGATATGAACAGAGGGCTTTATATGTCATTGGATGCTCTGTGCAACCATGACATAGTCATCCAACAGTTAGTGTTTGAGGTGGAATCCAAAGCCAATATTTGGTTTCCACCATATGCTAATTACATGAAACATGAAATGAATATGATGTTTGTATCTTCTGATGCTTAGAAATTAAAGACTCTCTATTGTCCTAAACAAACATACTGTTGAGCATGAACGATGAATGAATTAAACGAGTACTTGTGCGCGAATTCTTGAATATTCTTTCTCTTCCTGTGCTAGCTGATCAGTGTTCATCTTCCAAATCAGTGAAAACATGGTGagtctcttctttttctccttttttttttggtttgttcgCGCCCTTTGTTGCTTTACGATCTTGTTAGCCTTGTGTTTCCCAGGCATTATTTGGTTGACAAATTCTGTTCAGAAGCTGTTCTTGATGAGGCTTGCTGTGAAGTAGTAGCTGCCCCAGCTCCAATTACTCCGGTGGTTGTCGTTGGTGGTGTACTTGTCGTCGATAttgttgttgatgtggttgtggCACCTGTACCTGTAGTAGTCATTGCCAATGAAGAAGGGAGTGATAGGATACCAGAACTAGAGCCATAGTGTTGAGGCAAATAAGGGTACTGAACCATTTGAGGATATTGAACCCCAAAACCATGAGCTTGACTACTTTGTGCATGTTGGGCATACAATGGGTAAAAATTGTGGAATATCCCAGGTGCTGCCCCTGATGTCCCTGCTGTATAGTAAGGTGAGAATTGTTGACCACCATATACATTGTAATAATTCTGCAATAACACCATCAAAACCGACTCAACGATGCGTATAAATTTGGCATTACACACACAACATACATATTAGGAAATACAAACCAATGGATACAAGGTGTCTTGTGTATATCCAGAATACCTGTGAAACAAATCATATCAGAACATGTAGGAGCCAGGAGTCATGTATCAAGCTTAATTAGTCCTATATATGATGTTTTTGCTCACCCGAAAGCCGAATAAGGAAATGTGTATTGACCAgaaggttgatgatgatgatgatgatgatgatgagcaaGTGTTGACGATGAGCCATGAAAAGCCGCTGGAGCTACCAATCCAGCTGGTGCTGTTCTAAACCTTCCTGGGCCTACAGCTTTCATATTTATGATCTGAAGTAAATAATTCCACTTTTTGGAAgctcaattagattcaaacTATCAATTTCATATCACATTGATGGGTATATATGGTTATAATGAGGTTGTTATGACAACCCGTTAATATTGTACCAATTGATCAAAATGAAACtgggttcaaaattgcagaggGCAACATTGATGCCCATTTTCACTTTCTCTTCTACGGCGAAGAAATTGTCTGGTTTTGAGACAAGTATAGATATTATTACAACAATTTGCAAGAAACGCAAGGAAAATGACGGAAAGAAGAtgatagagatagagagactAACCATGTTGAGGATTAGTTGATGAACGTGTTTTCTGGGCACCAAAAGATGCAAGATTGCAGTTAGTTCTCCTTCCATCAATAACAGGAGATGGGTTTTGGCATGCTCTCATGGCAGACTCTGGATCCTTAAATGTAACCTGATAAATCACAAAATTCAATAAAATGAGATCAAAATATCATGTGAAGAGAACAAATAATTCCAAAATATACAGGAGGCAAGGGCATATGGAGGGGCTTACAAAGCCATAACCTTTGGACCTCCCTGTGTTCTTGTCTGTAATAACAACAGCTTCAAGGATTTCACCAAACTGTTCAAAATAACGCCTCATGGTTTCTCTCCGAGTCTCCCAAGCCAAACCACCAACAAAGATTTTGGTAAAAGTTGTATCATTGTAGTGGCCAACTGGATTGCTGCTGCCTACCACCATCTGGAATTGCCTTTGTTGAGACATATTTCACAAAGGGTTTCAAAAAGccccaaaaacaaattaaagaaaaaattaaaaaaagcagAGCACCCAGAACAAAACCAGGATCCCCGGAAGCCAAAAATAGAAGGGGAAAGGCAAAAAAGGGGTAATAAGCGGTGTTTCTTCTATTTGATGATCAAAACAAGTAATGGTTTCTCTTTCTTGGCACACACTCGTGCGCTTGAGTTTCTGTttgtcttgttcttgttcttgttcttcttcttcttcttcgtgttCTAGTAATTGATTTTTCAAAAGCTATAATGACTGCCGCTTTTTCACAATCAAAACTCCTCAGATTCCTCGAGAAGGATACCCTTAACAAGAAAATCATTACTGTTGAAGGTGGAAAGAGaatgagaagagaaagaaaaagaaacccagaagataatatttatacatatataaatataaacgaATAGAGAGAGGACAAAAAAGCTGCTAGTGGGTACCCACAACGACAATGGCGTACTGGCGTAGGCAAGGTGAAATATCAAGGACCAAAGACCCAACCTTTTTCGCTTTTTGCTGTATCAccactctccctctccctcGGACTCAGTGATGCCCTCTCTGTGGTATGTATTATtcatatatttatacatttgTGCAAGTGGGTCTGCATCGCTGTATTATTACACCTTGCATTTCCcctcctgttttttttttttttttgatctttgAAATTTTGAGATGCCTTGACTATCCTCACTAAGTCTGTGCCTGTTTGTGTCCGTTCAACACCTCCTCTTTTGCAACAGCAGCAGAACTAACCCAAAAAGTACAGCGATTGAGGTTATGTCATATGTGTGTTTGGTCGGCCAAAAAACACTCTTTGACACATCCCtctaaataaaattcaaatgttTTGTACAATTGTGATGATGAAAAATCGTCATTTTACTTAACGGCAACTGTAGTATAACCCACGGGTACGAACGTGATCAATGATACCTTCTCTAGCCACTCTAGACTATTAGCGCTAAAGTGACTTCCCGTATGCTCGAATGGAACTCAAGACAAATACTCCCAACGTTAGTTTATCAGCCGTATCTTCCACTTTCACATTAGAAGAAACTTAGGAAAGCGAGTTCATGCATATCAAGACAACAAACACCTTTTACAACCAACATTTCTCCCTAAATCCCATTGTATTAGGCTTTACATTTGATATGATCACATCTGCAAGCCAAAAGTAGTTCACTCTCTCTAACGGAAACTTGGGCTAAATATACTCCGTGGATTGATAGACACCGTCCTTGAAAAAGACTATAAAACGAGAGCCAAACACACTCTGAAAGGGGATcgttcttcttctcctctctggCCGAGCATTATCTAAGCTTTATCCGAGTTTCAGCATTTGAATCACATTTCGATTTAGCTTTTAATTATATGCATttactatttatatatattctcaccAATGTCCCAATTTTTTGATAGTCATTTTGTACTTTGTTTCTCAGGTCACTAGTGACCCTCTATCGATAATCTTTGATTATAGAAATATCCACTACAACAATATTTGACATGTCATGACTCACCAGCACTACTTTGTTTTGAATAGGGCTGGCTATACTAATGGCTAGTAGCTCAGTTGGCAAGAGTTGTTACTCCTCAAGGTGATTGTAGGCTAAAgaatcataagtcataaaatctaatatttacTCAGATTTTGTCTGTATGGATTAGTGGAACTTTGCCTCACAGACACTTGTAGATAATGACTTATTGCTAATTATTACCATGTTGGGGTTGGGATTGTGATAACGGACTCGCCCTTTGGACAATAATTATGTGCCTCAAACCGAACCACGGAAGAGTACTCCTATAATCACTCTTAAATAGGGTTTTCTATGCTCAAATATCCCATGTTCATCCTTTTCCTATTAAAAAAATAGTATCAGCCTCTTTGTGTTGCAAAAACAACGCTTTGAAACTCCACCTAACAAATACTAAAACAAGTGTGTCCACTGCCTGTAAAATATAAATCAATGGCCTAAATTCCCCCCACTAAACATAGTGCAATGCCTTAATTAGCTTCCTCAATTTGGCAAACTGGGTCCCTCTTATTTATGGCTTAGCACAACATTTCTTTTTCCCTAACCCAATCTTGCTATTTTGAGATGGTAGGACAATCAAAGTATGTTTATAGATAATTTTTTATGCATTAAGCCAAAACCTACTAATGCAAACATTTAGAGCCTTTATAAATAAGGTTTCTGAGTACGAACTCTTATAAAGTCTGGATATTGGTATTGTTCCATTCTCTccaattatttttataaatcaTATGTATTACGGAGTATAATATACAAAGTTCAATTTAATCTCTCAACTAAAAGCATTTCTCACCTGAAaccgatttttttaaaaaaagggtttAAATCTAGTACTTCATTCCATAATAACAAACGTTTTACCTAGTGTCATATTAGCAATCTAGAAATTTACAAACCCTAATAGAAGAATTATAAAGCCGAAGAAGAAACGTCAGACTAACATCGGACTATACCAAGATATACCCGAATAATCCTATCTTGGGATAAACTCGAACAgattaaacaaaaatagaaagtaaaaaataaCACATATGGATTGGATTGGTCActctttttaaataattaaaataaatagtgGGCTTTGAAATTGATGGAATATAAGAGTGATAAGCATAGTCAGCGGCGACTATATTGGTCAAAATAGGATTGACCAACACCCTGAAACTTGCATCGATTAGCAAAAACATAACAACAGacggaaaaggatttgttggaattattttGACAAATCCACATGATCTGCACCATTGAATGCATTAGATGTGGTGTTGTCAAATACAATGTATGATTACATTGGATGATGAAGATCTGGCGAAATTGACTGGATTAATTCCAACCCCCTCTCCCACAACAGACATAATTGGACAAGTGATTTCAGAtcacttccaagttccaacaacCAATTCGTCAATGAAAGACAAGCAAGCACTTCAACCCAACCAAACAACACACACTGTAAGCATGATAAATCAACATCTCGTGCAGAAACGAAGGAGGGGAACCAATCCACGAGAAGAGGAACCGTACAAAGAGCTTGTCGTGCTAGAATACGAGCACAATGATTCAACATACGACCCACATGATACTAATTAGACTCTTCATTGCTCAATACAATGTTATCATAACCGGCCCGACCCGTCGATAGAACCGGTTTAACCTTCAATTTTCTCAAACCCTGTCTGTCACATGTCGGCTTTTAACAGCCCCTTTGTCGGCTTCGTTGGCTGGAATCGCTTGAGAGAATCTGAATTACAGAATTACAATTGTTTTAGTTAAGGAAATAATAAAGGTTTAGACAATCCATAACGGACTCTATCCAACTAAGCTGAAACTACATACCGTACGTGTCtctaaataaggataaattCGTAATTTTAAGATTCTTACcttaaaacaattaaattttaaaacattgtttatctatttattttatGCAAATAATTATTTTCCAAGATAAGCATGGATATAATGGTATCGtccatgtatatatacaaacgCATTGGGTGGCAAAAAATGGGTTTCGAGTCGAATAACATCACATGTTTAcgatatatttatatgtccgaaCCTTAactcggattggatttcggatgtACCTAATTAACCAAACTCATATTGGTTTAAGTAAACTAGACAATAGACTAATCCGAGTTACggtccggacaagtaaactGATACTTTTGGACCCGGAATAGGTTTTAAAtagaacaaatttatttttgtttggactcatatttcgaacatataacttatgttcaaacttggtttaatccgagttagacaaattcgatcatctgaACCGAACAGAATTTTACCACCCCTAGACTATTGTCCCACAAGTGCTTGattttatatgttttgttttcaaGTGGGATACAGAGTTGTAATGTACTCCAAACTGTCTTTATATCAACATTAACGTCATTAATCACTTTCAATCAAGTTTCAGGCAATATCATTGCTAACAACGTCAACCCCCACATTTTGCACTTCTATATtaatcttaattttattcaattttatATGTCTATGTAGggtaaaataattttatatatattatccgACTTTTTTTTATCTGGTGATTTAATGGGAGGGGAATCCATATTATTAGCACTTAGGCCAATAATTTTGAAGGATCCCAAACAACTTTTTGGGGATGCATAAGATAAATTCAGAGCCTCGCGCAATAGCTCAAAAAATTACGCCTTTCATGTAAATATATGAAATTTCTATATACATgggcaaatatatatatatatatatatatatatcaatgcgTTTGTATATATACAGGGACGATACCATTATACCAATGCTTATATTGGAAAATAATTATTTGCTTCAACAATTCAAACACACGCTTTTATAATGATTAGACAAACTAATTAAGTTTAGTACCAAAACGTTTGTAACTTTTAAGCAAGCCGATGGAGCTAGAGGTACTGATGAGAAGGTCCAAAGTAAAACAAAGAAGAGAGCGTGGAGGTTGTCGTACTCTATGTATATATCCCACATGAAGGCCGCAGGCAGTCAGGGAATCATTATATAACAGACCCTAACACATGCCTTTGCCAGTGTTTTCCATAATGTATTAAAACTGCATTCCATCATCACACGGTTTTTAGACCATTT
This sequence is a window from Tripterygium wilfordii isolate XIE 37 chromosome 8, ASM1340144v1, whole genome shotgun sequence. Protein-coding genes within it:
- the LOC120003301 gene encoding 60S acidic ribosomal protein P1-3-like, translating into MAVAEAACTYAAVILHDDGISITAEKIATLVKAAGVDVQSYWPGLFAKLAEKRNLADLIMNVVAGGGGAVAVAAAPAAAGGAPAAAAPAAEEKKKEEPAEESDDDMGFSLFD
- the LOC120003804 gene encoding RNA-binding protein 38-like is translated as MSQQRQFQMVVGSSNPVGHYNDTTFTKIFVGGLAWETRRETMRRYFEQFGEILEAVVITDKNTGRSKGYGFVTFKDPESAMRACQNPSPVIDGRRTNCNLASFGAQKTRSSTNPQHGPGRFRTAPAGLVAPAAFHGSSSTLAHHHHHHHHQPSGQYTFPYSAFGYSGYTQDTLYPLNYYNVYGGQQFSPYYTAGTSGAAPGIFHNFYPLYAQHAQSSQAHGFGVQYPQMVQYPYLPQHYGSSSGILSLPSSLAMTTTGTGATTTSTTISTTSTPPTTTTGVIGAGAATTSQQASSRTASEQNLSTK